Genomic segment of Anaerobacillus alkaliphilus:
CATATATTATCCGCACAAGATGCGATGCTAACATCAGCGTTAGGAAGAGAATCGTATCTACCGGAAAGCTATGCGAAGCTTTTTGCCCCTGGAACAAAGCCGTCAGAGTGGTCTAATGATGAAGTTCCTGACTTAAAGACGTTGTACCGGGCGCTTAAGGATCAAGAAGAGACTTTAAAGGAAGTACTAGCTGGAAAGCTATCTGAGGAGGCCGTCAAACCGTTCCGATTAGGGGAATGGATTGAGATGCCTACGTTGGGTGAGATTTATAATTTTTCTTTATTCCATGAGGGAATGCATATTTCGACGATCAAACACATCTCTAGTAATTTAACAAAATAAGATGGATAAAGCGTTTCTAAGTTTAGAAGCGCTATTTCTTTTGGTAAGGTACTTATCCATTACTAAGTAGGCTAATACAGCAACATGCATAATTAGAATTTTATTGCTGTAGGGCAAGCCTAGTGAAATGGCTGTGCTGTTTAGTTTTAAATACAAAAATCTTTGCGAAAACAGTCTTTTTAATAGATTATTCATTGCTACTAGAACAAACGTTTGGTATAATCTAAATATAAATGAGTGTTATAATGTAATTTGGACTAATGTTATGGAGGGTTAAAAATGAACGATGAATTAAAAGAGTTATTGCGTTCGGTATTAAAAGAAGAACTAAAACCAATCCATCAACAACTAGATAAATTCGACAAGAGATTTGATGAAGTAGATAGTCGATTTTCGAAAATTGACGAGAGATTTGATGAAGTTGACCATTGTCTACAGACAATCGAAGGTGATGTGAAGAGTCTTATAGATAATATGATTAATGGGCTCGGACCTTATTTTGAACGAATTACAGAACAAATTGATGAAGTGATAGAAACAACAAATAAGCAACAAGTAATTATTGAAGCTTTATCAGCGCGGACCTTAAAACATTAAAGCGGAATAGTGAGAAATACGAATAGTAATAAATTTTAGAGGCTTTGAAAGCCTTTTTCTTTTTGCTCTTTTTAGGTGCCAGGCACCTAAAAAAGACAAAATCCCTTGAAATGTCTTACTGGAAGATACAAAAAAATATTTGCAGACATGCGTAAAACCAAACTGGGTATGCATGTCTTTTTCTTATTCATTAATAGTCATAATATGATATCTTTCAATTGAAATAATTAATTTCCAAAGATTTTGAGAACGATTTGTTTTTGTTTCGTTATATAAGGTGTAAAAGCTTTTACGAAAAAAATAAGGAGAATGATTATGAAAATCAATGATCAAAATTTTATAGATCGGCTTAAGTGTCATGATGAGGACGCACTAGACTTTATCATAGACAAGTATTTGCCTTTGATAAAGGGAGTAACGTATAAGGTGCTTTCGCCCTTACATAATAAAGGCGTTATAGAAGAATGTGTCAATGATATTATTCTGTCTATTTGGAACAACGCAACAAAATTTCAAGGGGCAGAAGCTCATGATTTTAGGAATTGGGTTTGTGCGATTGCTAAGTTTAAAGCTATAGATTATTACAGGAAGTATAGTAGAAACGTAGAGATCTCGTCTGAGTATATGGAAGTTATTGAAGAAGAGAACTCAGCTGAGGATGAACTTATATTGCAAGAAAACCGGGAGGAACTCGTTACGTTACTTAATCATTTGGAGCCAGTAGATAGAGAGATTTTCATCATGAAGTACTTTCTAGGGTTGAAAAGTTCAGAGATAGCTAAAAAACTTAATTTAACAAAAGCTTCTATAGCGAATCGAATTTATCGAGGGAAGAAAACACTTAATGAAAAGAGTATAACTCTAATGTTAGGGGAGAGTCGGTCATGAAGGATATTTATGAATTATTAAACGATGCCAATATGGATGAGAGTGATTTCGAGGAGATGGAAGTTTCTGATCTAGAGAAAGCAAGAGTCAAAAAAGCGTTGAGGAAATCTATCCGAAAAAAGAGAGCATTGAATTGGAAGAAAGGTCTACTAGCGACTTCCATAGTTTTCGGTTTAACAACGACAACGATAGGGTTTACGTTTCCTACTTATGCTAGTCAAATTCCGATTATTGGCGATATCTTTCGCTTTTTTGATGAGGGGAAGGATGGACTTTACACAAACTATAAGGAATTCTCAAATGAGTTGAACTTGTCTCAAGAAAGTAATGGTGTTCAGGTGACAATTAATGATGCGATTTTCGATGGGAAAACGGTGACTGTCACTTATTCGATAGATAGTGATAAAGATTTAGGAGATTTAATTGTATTTGACCACATCCATGTTAAAGGGTCTGATGGTGCGGCAGGGAGCTCCCAAGTGACAAAAGTTGCTGACAATCATTATGTTGGCATCATGACTAGTAGTGTTTTTGGTTTAAACAATGCAGGTACAGCAAATGTAAAGTGGAATGTTAAAGAACTCAAGAACTTGGAAACAGGAGAAGAAATCAAAGGGAACTGGAATTTTGCCTTTTCTTTACAAGCCACTGAGAGCTCAGACTACTTGATCGACCAAAGTACTGAAAATAACGGTGTGAAGGTAGCTATCGAGAAAGTAACGATTACGCCAATGTCCTTCATTGTTTATTATGATCAAGAAGTTTCCGATGTGGTCAATGAAAAATGGCACTCTGTCGATGTTGAACTAGTTATAAAAGATGAATTTGGAAATACCTACACTGGGCAAGGAAATGGTGGTACTGGAGACATCTTTAATAATATCAGCTGGAGCTCAACTTTTGAAAAAATGGGAGAGGACGCAACAAAATTGATCATAACTCCTCATGTGACATTTAGAAGTTACAATGAGGAAAATCATGGCGGTGTGGAGTTTACAGATAAGGGACCTATTAAGTTACCAATTTTGACGAAGCAAGGACAAGGGACGGAAAAATTTGATTTAGATGAAATCGTGATAGAGTTAAATAAATAGTGAATAGAAAACAGCCAAATTTTGGCTGTTTTCTTGCTGTATTAACTAAAAACTAGTAAGGATTAGAAATGGTTGGGAATAATAACCTGAGGTGGTAAACGAATGAAAAAATACGTTATTATGGTTGTGCTTGTTCTTTTTATTCTTAGCCCAAATAAAGTTGGGGCAATTCGCGAAGGATATGAAATCGTTTCTACGTTACCTAAAGAAAAGATAACCTTGTATGCTAAGGAAATAAACGGCTTATTCCACGATTTCATCATTAATTTTAAAGGTGAAATCTATTCACGACCTTTCTGGATAAATGTAACCAATACTAGCTACGCACCACAAATATACTATGAGGAAATTAACCAGGATAAAAAGAAAGAATTAATCATCATACTTAACAAAGGTTATGGTACTGGTGTGCTACAGGAAGAGGTTTTTGTTTATCGATATTCAAACGGATTGATTGAGGAAGTTGTAGATCATCCGCTGGCCATTATTTATAGGAACATAAAAACAAAGGTGTCCACTAAAAGCGCGGAAATTGTTATTGGTGACAATGTTTATTTAGTAGATGTTTTGGAGCAGTCAAACCTATTCGAGGATATAGCTTTTGGCGGTATTATTAATTATGAAGTATCGGACAATCAACTGATTGTGAGAGTGAGTGCACGAATATCTCCTGCGAGTATAGTTGGAGAGGTTGTCATTGTCTATGACTATCGAGACAAGATGTACCAAGCAAAATCAATTGAGTTTGAACCGGTAGAACTTTAAAAGTCTGTGTGCTTTGATGGAAGATTAGTTACATCTGGTACCACATTTTATAAGGGGCGATAGATTTGGTCGAGAAAATGATCCTAGATGATACGGTTATTCAGTTGGAGGAATACAAAGAAGAAAAGGAAGATGGGTTACATAAGCTAACGGTTCGTTTTTTCGTGACGAACGAAAACTATCATGAGATTACAACACTACTTTATAAGGGGAGATTTCAGATTAAAGTGCCAGAACGGGAGTTGAATTTTTTTGGAAATATTCAGCAGTATTATACATCAATTACGAATTTGTATGTAAAGGGACAGGTAGGAGAGTTTACAGTAAGTTTCAGCGAGGTGCAAACATGAGGTTAAGTATTCTAGATCAAGCACCTGTGGCAGCTAATCAGACCGCTGAATTGGCGTTAAGTGATTCCTTGAAGCTAGCGCAACTAGGGGAAGAGTATGGCTTTGAACGGTATTGGATTGCTGAGCACCATAATTTCTCAGGGCTTGCGTGTTCAGCTCCTGAAGTGATGCTTGCCTACATCGGTGCTAATACATCAAACATCCGGATTGGCTCAGGTGCGATATTGCTTCCACATTATAAGCCCTATAAGGTGGCGGAGTTGTTTCATATGTTAGCTACGCTTTTTCCGGGACGAATAGATCTTGGGATTGGGAGGGCGCCAGGTGGTTCTGCAGAAGCTACGAACGCACTTTCAGATAACTTTTTGCAGCAGGTTTGGAAAATGCCAAACTTGGTGGAAGAGTTGATGATGTATGTAAAACAGGAGACAGAATTAGTGAAGGCGAGACCACTCCCAGTTACTCCGCCAAAGACTTGGCTATTAGGAACTAGTAAGAAGAGCGCGATACTAGCTGCGGAACATGGAATGGCCTATGCCTTCGGACAGTTTATGAGTGACAACGATGGGAAGGAAATCATTGAGTTATACAGAGGAGCCTGCAAAGAAAAAGGACAACCTTCGGAAGTGATTATTACTTTGTCCGCAATTTGTGCAAACACGAGAAAAGAAGCAGAAGAAATTGCGGAAAACTCGCTCTTGTGGTTCATGAAAAAAGATGGGAAACATGGGCTAAATGAAAGTGAACGGCAGGAGTTTGAGGTACAGAAGAAAAAAATGATTATTGGAGATCCAAAAGATGTTAAAGAACGATTAAAAAAGGTCCAGCAGGATTACAACGCAGATGAAATTATGCTCGTAACGAATACCCAATCTGCAGAAGAACGGTTTAACTCGTACAAGTTGGTTGGTGAATTATTACGGTGTCAGGCACCACAAAAAGACAAAAACACATGAAATGTCCGTGTGAGGGAGACGGTGTCAGTATGAAAGAGCTTATATTTGTATATCAAGCGAAGAGCGGTTGGTGGAATGGAATGTTAGATTCTATCCATAAGGTTACATCTCCTTCGACCTATCCTTGTCACTTATGTTCGGTTACCTACGGTCTGGTTGGGATGAACAAGGAGTGGAAAAAGTTTATTTATTCTCTTTTAATACCTGTTCACTTTTACCATTTAGATGACTTGCCAGAAGATTTTCCAAAGGCAGAATTTCCTTGTGCCTTTTTTCGTACTGAAGATGGGATTAAATTAATTATTACTAAGGATGAATTAATCAGTTGTAAAGATGTGAACGATTTAATAGCTTTAGTTAGTGAAAAATTAGCCGCAGTCTCGGAAGGTGATTAACCATGAAAGTCTTATTTGTATGTACCGATAATTTTACAAGGAGCGTAACGGCTGAGTTTTGTTTTAAGGAATATCTATCGCGAAGCGGGATTACGAACATCGAAGTCGCTTCAGCTGGTTTTAAAGCAAACAGTGATCTTAGCAAGTTTTCTAGTGTTCATTTTGACAGAATGAGAGAATTAGAGATTGATACTTCTTCATTCACACGCACTCAGTTTCAACAGGGTTTTTTGAATGAGTATGTGATTGTTGCCATGGGCAAGGAACATAGGGATTATATTCTTCAGGAATTTGGTGAGCGTGTCTATCTGTTTAACGAAGTCTATTGTGATGAAGAAAAGTCTGTCGTCGTACCCCCACCCGATTATGAGGGGAAATACCTAGACGAAATTCGTCAGATGGTTGATTATCTTCATAAGGCGATGCCGACATTTTACCTTGGGCTCCTGCGAAGAGAGAACGGGGTAATTATTGAGGAGTACAATCCTGATTGGGCAATCAGTTTTTCCAGTATAAAAAAGATCATTGAGGCTGAATTAGGGGAATTAGCGGTAGAGGTTGAACATGTTGGTAGTACCTCTGTTGAAGGGTTAAGTGCAAAGCCAATAATTGATATAGACGTTGTGATTGAGGATAGAAGCTTGTTACCAAAAGTAATTAAAAAACTAGCGAACTTAGGCTATATACATAATGGAGATCAGGGAATACCAGGTCGAGAAGCTTTTAAGAGAGTTGATCAATATGTGCCAAGAAGCGAAAATAACGCCGAATGGATGGCTCAGCATTTGTATGTTTGTACTAAGGATAACGTAGAAATAAAACGTCATTTAGCGTTTCGTGATTATTTGCGACAGAATCAAGAGGCAGTTATAGAATATGAATCTCTGAAAAAACACTTGGCTAAGACTGCTAGTGACAGAGAAGCATATACGTTAGGTAAAGGTAATTTTGTAGAAGCGATTTTGAGAAAAGTAAAATAGAGGAGATGTTTGTTTGACTACTTTTGATTACAGCACGGAAACAAATCGGTTACTAATAAGGCCATATAAAAAAGAAGATTATCTGGGTTGGATCACCCAATTTCAAAATCGGTTGCCGTCGCAGCATAAGTACGACGAGGGACAAGTCGATATGAGCATATGTACTGAGCACTGGTTCAAAGAATTGGTAGATAAACATCAGCAGCTAGCTCTAAGTGATAAGGTGTATGTTTTTGGGGTTATTAGAAAAGAAGATCAGGCACATTTGGGTGTCATTGACTTCTCTACACTTATAAGGGATGACTTTCAATGGGCAAGGTTTGGTTATACAATCCATAATCAGTTTTGGCGACAGGGATATGCGAAGGAAGCTGTAAAAGCAGCACTCCAACTCGCTTTTGAGAAATTAAATTATCATCGTATAGAAGCGCATATAAACCTAGATAATACTCCTTCTATCAAATTAGCTGAGAGTATTGGTATGGAGTATGAATGCGTTAGAAAAGCATTTATATATGAATTTGGTGAATGGACGGATAATCTAGTTTACTATGTTGAATCAAAATAGTTTCTATGAAGTTCAAACTAGCTTCTAATAAACTTTTGACAGGTACCGGGTACCTGTCTCTTTTTATTTATATATTGGAAAGTTTTTCTTGACAGAGTTTCTCTAGCACTCGTATAGTACAGTCATAAATGACATTTTTTACAATCCAATAGAGGATATGGGGCTGAATAGAGTGAAAACGATCTATAAAGGTGCAGAGGGAAAAAAGCGTATTACCAGTCATTATGAAGCATATATCAATACATTACCATTTTTAGTAGAACATGAATATGTTGATACAAGTTTTGGAAAAACGCATATGCTAATGGCCGGGCCTGTTGATGGGAAGCCTCTGTTTATTTTCCAAGGTGGGAATTGTATCAATCCTTTGACTCTGTCATGGTTTTCACCTTTAGCGGAAACTTATCGAATGTATGCTCCTGATACAATTGGTCACCCGGGGTTTAGCGATGAAACAAGAATTTCTGCAAGTGATGACAGTTTTGCAAAGTGGATCGAAGAATTAATGGATCATTATTCGATTAAAACATCTGGTTTCATCGGACCATCTTATGGTGCAGGTATTATTTTACGATTGGCAACGTTTAAACCTGAAAAAATAGATTGTGCAGTTTTAGTATCACCAGCTGGTATTAAATTGGGCTCCAAAATGAGTATGATTAGGGAAATTTTGTTGCCATTAATCCTTTTTAACACGACTTCAGGGGAGAAACACCTTACAAAGATCGCAAATAGAATGTCAGATCACTCAATGAAAGAGCTAGACAAACAAATTATTGGCGATGTATTCAAGTATGTGAAGCTAGAACAGGAAATGCCGAAGCTCACAGAGAAACGTGAACTAGTTAACTTTCAATCTCCAACGCTTGTTATCGCTGGGAAAAAAGATGTGTTTTTCCCCGAAACGAAGATTAAGGAAGTTGCAAAGGAGATTATTCCAAATTTAGTAGATTTTAAATCCTATGACATGGGTCATTTTCCATCGGAGAAATATTTACAGATGATTAATGATGATATAGGTGAATTTTTAGCTGAGCATTATTAGTAGAGAGAAGACCTCAGGAGGACTTGAGATAGTTGTCCATTCTGTCTTTCGTTGTACTTCTTTAATAAGGAGATAAACATGAATATAGATAGCGTTTTAAAGGCAAGCTTATCAATAATTGGTTTCCCGTTCACTATAACAAATATTCTTATTAATCAAGTAAAGAAGGTTAAAGAACTAGGAGAATTGGTGGAAGTAGATAATAGAAATATTCATACGATTTTTACTGGAGAAGAAGAGGCAAATCCTACTGTTATACTTGATTCGGGCTTAAGTTGTTGTTCAATTGATTGGCATTTCATACAACCAGAATTATCAAAGTTTGCTAGGGTTGTTTCTTTTGATCGAGCTGGTTATGGTTGGAGTTCGCCTACAAAAGGCATGAACACCAGTGAAGAAGTAGTAGATGATTTAACCAAAGTATTAGAAAAATTAGCTCTTAAGCCACCATATATCTTAGTAGGACATTCATTTGGCGGGCTTAATATGAGGCTGTTTGCGAGTAAATATCCAGAAAAGGTGGCAGCACTAGTCTTAATTGATGCGGTACATGAGAAACGGTATATGCCCAATGAGTGGGATGCTGTCCGTAAAAAGAACCATCAAAAAAGTCTAACTTTATTTAGGATTGGATTTATCACATCTAGTGTTGGTCTCCCAAGGTTATTAAGGCAGCCTGTAGGTAGAAAATATTTACCGGGACATTTTCAAAAAGCTGTGAATTATATAGGTTATCACCCAAATACATTTGAAGCGGTTTATAAGGAATTTATACACAGTGAGAAATCTGCATTGCAGGTTGCTAATGCTAAACCATTGGATAAAGACATGCCAATTAGGATAGTGAGTTCAAATAATAATGATCCAACTTGGGTTGAACATCAAGAACTTCTATGCAAATTGTCAAATAATACAAAGCAAATTAAAACTGATAATAGTCATTCGATTCATTTGGAAAATCCCGAAATAGTCATAAAGACAATCAAAGATGTATTTGATGAAGTGAAGTAAAGAGTGCGCTAATTTTCCACTTGTTATATTTGGCAAATTATTGTAACCTAATCACATACCTCATTATTCTAGGTAGGTGAAAAATTTGTTTAATCGAGAATTAGTTAAGGGAAGTACGTCGCTCATTGTTTTGCAACTACTTGACACAGGCGATATGTACGGGTACCAGCTCGTTAAGGAAATGGGAAGACGTAGTGAAAATGCACTTGACGTCAAGGAAGGCACCTTATACCCGGCTCTTCATAAGCTTGAGGAAAAGGGATTTATTTCGTCTTATTGGAAAGAACAAGAAAAAGGCCCAGCTCGCAAATATTATTCAATAACAGATGTAGGGCAACAGCTCCTCGAGGATAAAACAAAAGAATGGAATTCATTTGTAAAAATGATGAATCAGGTGTTAGGAAGATCATGATGACGAAAGAAGAGTTTGTTCGTCGGTTACGAGTGGAATTAGAAGGTCATCCGAGGGGAGATGAGATTGTAGCGGAATATGCTGATTATATGGAACAAAAACATCGTGATTTGTTGCTTGTGGGAAATAACGAATTTGAAGCAGAAGCACTTGTGATAAGTCAATTAGAGGATCCGAAAACAATTGCTCGACATTATTCAAGTGGGCTTAACTCTACAAAGGAGTTTAGCAAGGTTTTACTAATAAACTACTTATTGTTTGTCATTGGTTTATTGTTGACCTCCATTTATACACTTTACCAGACAACAGTTGTGAGCCAGCTTTGGTTTTACCTAGTCGGACAGAAGTGGTTTATTCTAGTAGGATATTGTCTTTTGTGGGCATGTATCGGATTTTCCATAGGGAAAAAATTTGGATTTAAAGGAAGAGAGCTACATAAACGGATCTTTCGATTTTCTCTTATTCCAAACTATTTACTGATGCTACTAGTCTTATATTTGGAGCCAATACAACACTGGTTCAATCCGTTACTCACTCCAGAGTTTGTAATTATGTGCGTAATCGTGACATTGCTTTTTTACCCAATCAGTAAAATAAGTTTTAAGATGGGGATACTGAAGGGAATATAAGTCCCTTTTTTTAATAATATACCTAGTAATTCTAGGTAGTGTTGAGGTGGTCGGAAAATGTTTATTCGTGCAAAAAGTAATCAGGTCTTAGTGGAGGGAATACGATTTAGTTTGTTTAATACTGCCTATATAGCAGTCACTGCAGCCCTTTTTTTTCATTGCTGTGGATAGCCATACATGCCGTTTTTGTCCCATTTTACTTTGTCATTTTAGTGGCGTATGGCTATTTCTATTATTGGCTTAAGTATTCGAAAAGTTTTATGAAGGCAGCTGGGACTCCGACAAAGAGTTTTTTCATCGGGTTGTTTGGAGTTATTCCAAATGCCATCTTCTTTTTTATTTTGTCAGCTTTTATTGATACTAGCTCAGACAGCTGTGGCTTTGGTGATGTAATTGCGATGTTTATTTTGCTTGTTTCGATTTTCACCATGCCTTTGGTCATGTTGATTTCAGCGATATTTTTTAAGGATTTATAATAGGAGGAATTTCTATGCTTAAGAAAGTATTTGTATGTAGTCTAGTTTTTCTAGTTTTAGGTTCTTCTTTTCTTTTTTTCAAACATAATTTTTCTCGTTCTTTTCACCATAGGTTTACTCAAAGTACGGATCTAAGCTATGAGAATATAAATGGAACGAGCCTCTTAGAGAAGATTGACCTTCCAAAAGCCAAAAGTAGAGATAACGATTTGTATCATTACTTTCATTTAGAGGAAGGTATAGAAGTTGCTGCAAACAGTGATGGAGAAATTGTTCGTTTTATCATCACAGGTGAAACGAAAACTGTTCGTGGAGTCGGTGTTGGGGATACGATTGAAAAAATAACGGCTACTTACGGTAAAAACTACTATCGCAGATCAGAACATGGGATAAATATATTGGGATATAAAGACCATACCCTCAACCATTCTATTGAATTTTGGCATGATCAAAATAATACGGTTCTGTTTTTCAGATACGACCTTGGGTCAATGGAGTAGAGTATGAGAAAACTATTGTTCATTTTCATTCTCGTCCTAGTAGCTTGCCAAAATTCAACTCTTGAAGAAACGATGAAACAAGTTCGTTCAACTGATTTAGCTAACGAATCGATTGCTGGAATCAGACTTGGGGACGCTCTCCCTGATCAATTTGAAGAAGATCCTGATAATGAATACTATCGATCAAAAAGAA
This window contains:
- a CDS encoding DinB family protein — encoded protein: MQESGIFKQASFYRSMTLMNVRHVTEEMADQQPGGFNNTIRWNVGHILSAQDAMLTSALGRESYLPESYAKLFAPGTKPSEWSNDEVPDLKTLYRALKDQEETLKEVLAGKLSEEAVKPFRLGEWIEMPTLGEIYNFSLFHEGMHISTIKHISSNLTK
- a CDS encoding sigma-70 family RNA polymerase sigma factor, producing the protein MKINDQNFIDRLKCHDEDALDFIIDKYLPLIKGVTYKVLSPLHNKGVIEECVNDIILSIWNNATKFQGAEAHDFRNWVCAIAKFKAIDYYRKYSRNVEISSEYMEVIEEENSAEDELILQENREELVTLLNHLEPVDREIFIMKYFLGLKSSEIAKKLNLTKASIANRIYRGKKTLNEKSITLMLGESRS
- a CDS encoding DUF4179 domain-containing protein; its protein translation is MKDIYELLNDANMDESDFEEMEVSDLEKARVKKALRKSIRKKRALNWKKGLLATSIVFGLTTTTIGFTFPTYASQIPIIGDIFRFFDEGKDGLYTNYKEFSNELNLSQESNGVQVTINDAIFDGKTVTVTYSIDSDKDLGDLIVFDHIHVKGSDGAAGSSQVTKVADNHYVGIMTSSVFGLNNAGTANVKWNVKELKNLETGEEIKGNWNFAFSLQATESSDYLIDQSTENNGVKVAIEKVTITPMSFIVYYDQEVSDVVNEKWHSVDVELVIKDEFGNTYTGQGNGGTGDIFNNISWSSTFEKMGEDATKLIITPHVTFRSYNEENHGGVEFTDKGPIKLPILTKQGQGTEKFDLDEIVIELNK
- a CDS encoding DUF3219 family protein; amino-acid sequence: MVEKMILDDTVIQLEEYKEEKEDGLHKLTVRFFVTNENYHEITTLLYKGRFQIKVPERELNFFGNIQQYYTSITNLYVKGQVGEFTVSFSEVQT
- a CDS encoding LLM class flavin-dependent oxidoreductase produces the protein MRLSILDQAPVAANQTAELALSDSLKLAQLGEEYGFERYWIAEHHNFSGLACSAPEVMLAYIGANTSNIRIGSGAILLPHYKPYKVAELFHMLATLFPGRIDLGIGRAPGGSAEATNALSDNFLQQVWKMPNLVEELMMYVKQETELVKARPLPVTPPKTWLLGTSKKSAILAAEHGMAYAFGQFMSDNDGKEIIELYRGACKEKGQPSEVIITLSAICANTRKEAEEIAENSLLWFMKKDGKHGLNESERQEFEVQKKKMIIGDPKDVKERLKKVQQDYNADEIMLVTNTQSAEERFNSYKLVGELLRCQAPQKDKNT
- a CDS encoding GrpB family protein, with amino-acid sequence MKVLFVCTDNFTRSVTAEFCFKEYLSRSGITNIEVASAGFKANSDLSKFSSVHFDRMRELEIDTSSFTRTQFQQGFLNEYVIVAMGKEHRDYILQEFGERVYLFNEVYCDEEKSVVVPPPDYEGKYLDEIRQMVDYLHKAMPTFYLGLLRRENGVIIEEYNPDWAISFSSIKKIIEAELGELAVEVEHVGSTSVEGLSAKPIIDIDVVIEDRSLLPKVIKKLANLGYIHNGDQGIPGREAFKRVDQYVPRSENNAEWMAQHLYVCTKDNVEIKRHLAFRDYLRQNQEAVIEYESLKKHLAKTASDREAYTLGKGNFVEAILRKVK
- a CDS encoding GNAT family N-acetyltransferase, whose translation is MTTFDYSTETNRLLIRPYKKEDYLGWITQFQNRLPSQHKYDEGQVDMSICTEHWFKELVDKHQQLALSDKVYVFGVIRKEDQAHLGVIDFSTLIRDDFQWARFGYTIHNQFWRQGYAKEAVKAALQLAFEKLNYHRIEAHINLDNTPSIKLAESIGMEYECVRKAFIYEFGEWTDNLVYYVESK
- a CDS encoding alpha/beta fold hydrolase: MKTIYKGAEGKKRITSHYEAYINTLPFLVEHEYVDTSFGKTHMLMAGPVDGKPLFIFQGGNCINPLTLSWFSPLAETYRMYAPDTIGHPGFSDETRISASDDSFAKWIEELMDHYSIKTSGFIGPSYGAGIILRLATFKPEKIDCAVLVSPAGIKLGSKMSMIREILLPLILFNTTSGEKHLTKIANRMSDHSMKELDKQIIGDVFKYVKLEQEMPKLTEKRELVNFQSPTLVIAGKKDVFFPETKIKEVAKEIIPNLVDFKSYDMGHFPSEKYLQMINDDIGEFLAEHY
- a CDS encoding alpha/beta fold hydrolase, with translation MNIDSVLKASLSIIGFPFTITNILINQVKKVKELGELVEVDNRNIHTIFTGEEEANPTVILDSGLSCCSIDWHFIQPELSKFARVVSFDRAGYGWSSPTKGMNTSEEVVDDLTKVLEKLALKPPYILVGHSFGGLNMRLFASKYPEKVAALVLIDAVHEKRYMPNEWDAVRKKNHQKSLTLFRIGFITSSVGLPRLLRQPVGRKYLPGHFQKAVNYIGYHPNTFEAVYKEFIHSEKSALQVANAKPLDKDMPIRIVSSNNNDPTWVEHQELLCKLSNNTKQIKTDNSHSIHLENPEIVIKTIKDVFDEVK
- a CDS encoding PadR family transcriptional regulator, which gives rise to MFNRELVKGSTSLIVLQLLDTGDMYGYQLVKEMGRRSENALDVKEGTLYPALHKLEEKGFISSYWKEQEKGPARKYYSITDVGQQLLEDKTKEWNSFVKMMNQVLGRS